The Pseudomonas saponiphila DNA window TCGTCGTAGTGGGTTTCCACGGCCTTGGCCCAGCGCCCGTTGAGCACGCTGGCGTCGCTGTTGGTACTGAAGCCGAAGAAGCTGCGCACCGACCACAGCCCCAGCACCAGCAGGGTCAGCAGGAACAGGGCGATGTACAACACGCGTAATGAGCGGGTCATGGGCAGATCCCTCAGAACTGGAAGTAAAGGAACGGCGAGAAGCTTTGCGCCGAGAGTTTGAGAATCGAGGCCACGAACAGCAGCAGCACCAGGGCGCGCATGGCGTAGCGCGACCAGTCGGCCGTCCAGTAGGCCGGTTGCACCTGGGCCTCGCGGCCGACGATGTAGCCCGGCTGGTGGAGGCTGCCGGGGGTGTCGCCAGGGACCGCCTTGATCAGGCCGGGCTGGGCCGTGGCCGGACCATCGGCCGGGGTGTCGGGCTTGGCCTTGACCGGCGCCGGGTTGCGGTACAGGTCACGCAGGCCGAAGAACGCCAGGGTGGCGTAGGCCAGGACCAGGGTCGCCACTTGCAGGCCGGTGAGGCTGGCGCGGTTGAGTTCCGACAACGACCAGTCGCCAAAGCTGAACATGGCGCCGTACATGCGCCCGGCCACGTGCAGGTTTTCGGCGCGGAAGATCACCCAGCCCATCACCACCAGCAGGAAGGTCAGGGCCCAGCGCAACGGGTTCAGGCTGCGTGGGGTGGTGTTGATGCCCAGGGCCTTTTCGATGGCCAGCCACATGCCGTGCCAGGCGCCCCAGACGATGTAGGTGAAGTTGGCGCCGTGCCACAGGCCGCCCAGGAGCATGGTCAGGAACAGGTTGCGGTAGGTGATCAGGGTGCCTTTGCGGTTGCCTCCCAGGGTGATGTACAGGTAGTCCCGCAGCCAGGTGGAGAGGCTGATGTGCCAGCGCCGCCAGAACTCGGTGATGGACTGGCTGATATAGGGCTGCTTGAAGTTCTCCATGAAGCGGAACCCCATCATCAAGCCCAGGCCGATGGCCATGTCGCTGTAGCCGGAGAAGTCGAAGTACAGCTGCGCGGTGTAGGCCAGGGCGCCGAGCCAGGCATCCCCCGTGGTGGGGTTCTGCAGGGCGAAGCAATGGTCGGCGACCACCGCCAGGGTGTCGGCGATGAACACCTTCTTGATGAAGCCCTGCATGAAGCGGGTGCAGCCTTCGGAGAACTTGTCCAGGGTGTGGGTGCGATTGTTGAACTGGTCTGCCAGGTCGCGAAAGCGCAGCACGGGACCGGCGATCAGGTGCGGGAAGATCGCCACGAACGCCGCGAAGTCGATCAGGTTGCGGGTGGCCGGGGTGTCGCCCCGGTAGACGTCGATGATGTAGCTGATGGACTCGAAGATGTAGAACGAGATACCGATCGGCAACAGCACGTGGGTCAGGATGAAGGGTTCCAGGCCCATGGAAGTCATGATGGCGTTGAGGCTGTCGACGCCGAAGTTGGCGTACTTGAAGTAGCCGAGGATGCCCAGGTCCACCGCCACCCCCAGCAGCAGCCAGCGCTGGGCAGGTTGGGTGCGAACACCGGCGGCGCCGACTTTCAGGCCGATCCAGTAGTTCCACAGGGTGACGCCGGCGAACAGCGCCAGGAAGTCCACCCGCCACCAGGCATAGAACACGTAGCTGGCGATCAGCAGCAGCAGGTTGCGATAGCGTTGCCCGCTCAAGTAGTACAAGCCGAGAAAGATCGGCAGGAACAGGAACAGGAACACATTGGATGAGAAAACCATCCCGATCTCTCCATGTTTAACCAATAGTCAGAGGCCGGAGCCCCCCCAACCCCCCCCGTGAAAAACGGGGAGGCGGTATTGCCTGTAGTGCGTCTTCTGTAGGAGCCGGCTTGCCGGCGAAGGCGTCCTTGGATGTGACGGAGTCCTTGAGGGCCCCTTCGCTGGCAAGCCAGCTCCTACAGTGGGGTGTTGCAAATCAGGAGCCTTTTTCATGGGCCGGGTCGTAGACCTTGGTCAGGTCGCCCCCCAGGCGGAAGGTCTTGAACGGCTGCATCTTGTGCTTGCGCGCCAGTACTTCCGGGGCGCAGGTGTAGAGGCTGCAGTAGGGTTCCAGCCAGGCGAATTTGGAGTCGACCTTGAGGTCGGTCATGTCCTGGGCCTTGCCGTTCTTCTGCTCGAAGGTGTCCGGGTCCTTGACCCCGGCCAGCACCCGTTCGCCCAGGCGCTTGAGCGCGCTGTTGTTCTCCTGGCGCAGGTCGACGCCGTTGACCTGGGCGAAGCTGGCGATCATCGCCAGTGGCGGCAGGGCGTAGTTGTGGTAGGCCAGGGCCCGTTGCTGGCGCTTGAGCTCGTTGGGCAGGTAGCCGTCGGCGTCGACCTGGTTGGCGCCGACCTTGTATTCCTTGACCGCCCAATCGAACAGGTCGCGGCGGTTGGTGGCCACGGCGGTGGCCATCACCGACCAGGCGGCCCAGTAGGAGTGGTTGTTGGTCTTGTCCAGGGGCAGGTTGTCCCAGTCGCTGATCACCTGGTCGGCCAGCTTGCTGAACCAGGCCTCGATCTTCTGCGCCTGCTCCTGGTGGGTGGCCAGGGGGTGGGAGTCGGAGAACTTCAGTCGCAGGTAGGCCGAGGCCATGCTGCCCAGGGCCCATTTGCGCATCGACTTGCCGGTGTGGTTGAAGTCCTTGGACATCAGCGCGTCGGCCTGGGCCCAGGCGCTGAGCCAGGCCAGGGTGCAGTCCAGTTGTTCCGGGCGGCCGTCGCGCATGAACTGCATGACCCGCTTGCTGGTGCCGCGCTCGATCTTGGTGATGTCCGCGGTGGTGTCGCGAAAGGCCTGTTCGGACTGCACATTGAGGGTGGCCCGGGCCTTGTCCGAGCCTTCGTACTTGCTGCGAAACTGCAGGGCGCCGGTGTAGGGCGTGGGCATGGCGTCGCAGCCTTCGCTGTGGTCGCTGCTCTTGAACTTGTCCACCGGGGCGTAATAACCCTGGGGCGGGCGCAGCGGCGCGGCGGCCTGGGCGCTGCCGGTGACCATGGCCAGCCCCAGCAGGCTGGGGAGCAACCAGTGTTTCAGGTGTGTGCTTGGCATAGGTAACCTCATTGCCCGATCTGCGCGGTGCGTTGCTCGGCGCTCGGGAACACGTTGCGTTTGCAGACTCTTGCCTCGACCTTCTGCCCGGCGCTGCCCGCTTCCGGGCCCTGGACTTCAACCGCCAGCAGGTTCTGCGAGGCCCAGTCTTCATCGGTGCGCAGTTCGAAGGCGAAGCGCCCATCGGTGTCGGATGTTTCCGGTTTCTCGATCTTGATGTCCTCGTGGCGGCCGTTCATGTACCAGAGGGTGGCTTGCAGGGTTTTCACCGAAGGGTCGGCGAAACGGATGTCGACCTGATGGCCGCTGTTGCGCAGATCCAGGTTCTTGCTGTTGACCAGCAGTTCGTTCTTGCCCGGCTTGAGGGTGGTGCTGGCGTTCATCTGCGTATCCTTGCCTTCGCAGCCGTTGTCCAGCAGGGCCATCATCTGCCGGTAGATGGTTTCCTGGTCCAGGCGGTACAGCGGCGAGAATTCCCAGATCAGGATCTTCGGCGGGCTCTTCTGGAACTCGTCGCTGCCCAGGTACTGCAGCATGGAGCCTTCCAGGCCGCCGCCGGGGAAGGCGACGTTGAGAATGTCGGCACCGATGGCCTCTTCGAGGAAGCCGGCGAAGTTGTAGTTCTTGCCGCTGTGGCTGGTGCCCACCAGGGTGATCTGCGGGTTGCCGGAATCTCCGAACAGGTCGCCGTCGCCGGCCTCGCCCTTGGGCTCGGTGGTGAACTGGTCCATGTACTGGATGGCGTAGCTGGTGCCGCACAGCTGGCCGGCCATGTTGTGCAGGGTGCCGGTCTTGCCCATGCGCCCGGATTTGTGAGTCTCGAATTCACGTCGCGGAATGTCGGCGAAGGCCGGCAGCTGCTTGACCTTGTCGGCGACGATCTGCGCCGTGCGCTGGGCGCCGTAAGGGGTCCAGTGCTGGTCGCCGCGGAAGTAGAAATCGTGGGCCGGCAGGGTTTCGGGCAGTTGTTCGTTGGTCAGCGGTGACAGGTCCGGCACCACGTAGCCCATCTGCGCAAAGCGCCCGAGCATGGCCTTGTAGTTGTTCAGCGCCTTGTCGTAGTCGAAGCGGGCTTTTTGTTCCGGGTTGAGTTTGTTGCGGTTCACCAGGCCGCGAGTCGGCTGATAGACCAGTACCAGTTCCACGCCCTTGCTCTTGAAGGCTTGGTGCAGCTGCTTGAGGCGGCGGTAGCCTTCGGGCGTGGTGTCGAATTCGGTGCGCAGGTCTTCCTGGGTGCGGAACAGCCAGTCGCCCTGGGCTTGCACCAGGGTGGTGAAGTTCTGCTGGTAGCGGGTCACGTAGTTCTTCGCGTCGTGGGCGGCCGGGCACAGGTTGCAGCAGGGCTCGGCCTTGAAGCTGGGCGCGGCGCTCGGCGCGTTGGCCGCATCGGCACGGGCGCCGGCGCTGGCGGCGAGAAGCCCCGCGGTCAGGGCCGACAGGCCCAGGAGTTTGATCAGGTGTGGGTGCATGCAAGTCATCCTCAATCGCGCATTTCGGTCTGGCGTTCGACGGGGTCGATCAGCACGGCCTTCTGCTGGCGCACCAGCAGGTCGAGAATTTCATCCTGGCGCTCGCCCAGGACCCCGGAGAAGCTGATGCCGCTGCTTTTGGTCGGCGCCAGCATCGACACCCGGTACAGCTCCACGCTCAGGGGCGAGTCGATGGACATCGGCCCGCTGCCGTTGGCCGCCAGCTCGCCGCCGACCACGATCAGCGAAACCTGGGCATCGAACGGGTCGAGCTTGATGTCGCGGTCGGTGTCGGACAGGTCCTTGATGTGGCCGTAGACCCCGCTCAGGCCGTTGGCCATGGCGATGTTTTCGTACAGGCGGATGTTCACGCTGTTGCGAATGCGGATGCCGTGGCGGCGGTTGCTGATCACCTTGTTGGCGTAGATCAGGTTGTCGGCACTCTCGTAGAGGGTGATGCCGTCGCTGTGGTTGCGGTAGATCTCGTTGTAGGCGATCAGGTTGTTGACGCTGTTGCGGTCGATCACCAGCCCCGAGAGGTGGTTGTCGTAGCTGCGGTTGTTGAAGATGAAGCTGTCGTTCACCTCCCGGGAAATGATGATGCCGTGCTTCTTCTTGGTCCCGTGGACGGTGTTGTCGGCAATGATCAGGCGGTGGGAACGGTCGTGGGGGTCGATGCCGTAGACGATGTTGTCCTTGTAGGTGTTGCCCTTGAGCACAAAATCCCGGGTTTCGTAGCAGTAGAAGCCGTACCACATGTCGGAGAAGGTCGAGCCGATGATCCAGCCGGTGGGCTCGGGACGCTTGAGCACCTTGGCCATGTTCGGCGTGTACTGGGAAATGCTCACCCCGTAGGACTTGGAGTTGGCGTAGCCGAAGCTGGCCATCTGGCTGTTGACGATGTAGGTCTGGGTGCCGCCCCAGGCCAGCAGGAACGGGCGGAACTCCTTGGGTGAACGGAAGGTTGCCGGGCCGTTGTCCTGCTCGCGCCAGCCGGTGACTTTGCTGTCACGCACGAACAGCTGGCCGTCGTTGACCAGGAACGCGCCGCCTTCCTGGGACAGGCGCAGCTCCCGGGTCTGCTGGTCGATTTCGAGGATGCCGTGGCGACCGACGACGATTGGCACGCGGGCCAGGTAGACCCCGGGCGCCGTCTCGCTGAGGTACTGCTTGGGCAGCTTGCGCGCCAGTTCCTTGAGGTTGACGTAGCCGTCATCGATGAAGATCGCCTGGGGGATGCCGTGCTGGCGCACCACCCATTCGGCCATCTTGTTGTCGCCGCCGATGAAGTCCTTCAGGGCGTCTTCCTGCATCATCCGGCGCACGCTGATCTTGCCCGGCTGGCTGCGCACGATTTTCGCCGCGACGGCTTCGGCGGTGTAGCCTGACAGGTCCGGCAGGGTCGGCTTGGCCAGGGCCAGGGGCTCGGTGGGCGCGCTGCTGACGGTGTAGGTCTTGGCCTGTTGCAGGCCCTTGGCGATGATCGGCGCCTTGGCCGTCTCGACATTGGCGAAGGCGGCGCTGCTGGCCAGCAGCAGGGCGCCGGCCAGCAGGCTCAGGGAGCCTTGGCCACGCGGGCTGTGGTGGTTGGCATGCATGTCGGGCACTCCTTTGGCGGTGCGCATCAGAAGCGCCAGATCACGTCGATGAAGGCGCGGTGCATGTAGGAGTCGACCTCTTTGCCGTAGGCGTCGCCGGGCTTGAACACGCCACCGCGAAACCGCACCAGGGCCGAAGGTTCGTCGATCGACTGGCTCAGGGCCGCGGGCAGCAGGCCTTGCTTGAAGTACTTGGTGACCACCAGGTCCAGCTCCTGGCCGAGGTCTTTCTTGCCGTCCTGCAAGGGCAGCGAAGTGCTACTGAGCAGGGCGCCGCTGGCGTCGTCGTACTGGTTGTCCACGGCATTGATGCCGTTGCTGCCCACCGGCTTGTTGCCGTCCACGCGCCAGAACTTGTGGTAGACCAGGCTGGCGTCGTAGTCCTCGCGCAGTTGCCAGGAGCCGAACAGGGTGGCGGTCTGGGTGTTGTTCATTTCGCCACGGAAGGCTTCGCCGAAGCGGTGCACCCGGGAACGGGTGCCGGTGTAGTTGGAGCGGTTGCTCTGCAGGCCGTTCTGCTCGTATTCGGCGCTGGCCCGGGCATAGGCGGCGCCCACTTGCCAGTTCGGGTCCAGGCGCAGGCGCACCCCCAGGTCGGTGGCCCAGCCATCGAGGTGGTCACCGCGCTTGGCCTGGGCCGGGCGGCTGCCGTCGGCGTTCAGCGGGTTGACGGTGTCGCGGTCGCCGCGCATGCCGGTGAGGCTGGCCCAGTAGTTGACGGTGTTGGTGTTGCGAAAGTTGTAGGCGTCGCTGTTGGCTTCCAGGCCGAGCCAGGTCAGGTCGCCGTTGTGCTTCTTGTCCAGCGGGTCGCTGGCCACGCCGGGCTGGGCGTAGTCGAGCTTGCCGTCGTCGTGGGTGTGGTGGGCGCGGATGCCGACCCACTGGCCGGGCGTCCACTGGTAGGCGGCGTCGGCGTACAGGTGCAGGCGGTCCTTGTCCTCGGGCGCCAGCTTCTTGAGGTCGGTGCGGTATTCGCTGAAGCGCTCGGCGGCGCCGACGTTGGCCCGCAGCAGGGTGGTGTCGAAGGTCCAGTTCAGTGCCTCGATGTTGGTGTCGCGCCATTGCCCGTCGTCGTTGCGCAGGCGCTGGCGACCGAACTTCAACTGCTCGCCGGGGTAGGCGGTGAAGCCGCTGTAGCCGATCCAGAACTCGCGCATCGCCAGGTAGCTCTTCTTGGTCTTGCGGTCGTCGTTGCCGGACTGCTGGCTGGCGTCGTCGCCGGAGGTTTGCAGGGTGTCGGTTTCGATCACGTCGCTGGACGTCACCGCCTGGCCCATGGCGTAGGCGCTCCAGTTGCCGCTTTCGCCATAGACCCAGGGCCGCAGGTCGAGGCCGACGCCGTTGACGTCGCCACCGCGCTGGGTGCCCAGGTCGCGGTCGTCCTCGGACTGGCCGGTGATCTTCACTTCCAGGCCGAAGTTCTGGGTGTCGCTGAGGGCGGCCAGGGCCGGAGTGGACCCGAGCATGGCAAAACCCAGGGCCATGCCCAGTTTCGACAGGCTGAAACGTCCAGGGACAGCAGTGGTGAGTGCAAGCTTGAGTGTCATAGGGATTCCTCGCCGTCTTCTTCCTGCAGGGCGTGCAGTTGCAGCGTGTTCTGGGTCAGGGCGCCACGCACCGCTTGTTCCTGTTGCAGCAGGCGCTGGGCTTCGGCGCGCTGGCCGGGGGGCAATTGCTCTTCAACCTGCTGGGCCAGTTCGTTGGCCTGGGGCGTGTCCTGGACCTT harbors:
- a CDS encoding alginate O-acetyltransferase; its protein translation is MHPHLIKLLGLSALTAGLLAASAGARADAANAPSAAPSFKAEPCCNLCPAAHDAKNYVTRYQQNFTTLVQAQGDWLFRTQEDLRTEFDTTPEGYRRLKQLHQAFKSKGVELVLVYQPTRGLVNRNKLNPEQKARFDYDKALNNYKAMLGRFAQMGYVVPDLSPLTNEQLPETLPAHDFYFRGDQHWTPYGAQRTAQIVADKVKQLPAFADIPRREFETHKSGRMGKTGTLHNMAGQLCGTSYAIQYMDQFTTEPKGEAGDGDLFGDSGNPQITLVGTSHSGKNYNFAGFLEEAIGADILNVAFPGGGLEGSMLQYLGSDEFQKSPPKILIWEFSPLYRLDQETIYRQMMALLDNGCEGKDTQMNASTTLKPGKNELLVNSKNLDLRNSGHQVDIRFADPSVKTLQATLWYMNGRHEDIKIEKPETSDTDGRFAFELRTDEDWASQNLLAVEVQGPEAGSAGQKVEARVCKRNVFPSAEQRTAQIGQ
- a CDS encoding MBOAT family O-acyltransferase, with the translated sequence MVFSSNVFLFLFLPIFLGLYYLSGQRYRNLLLLIASYVFYAWWRVDFLALFAGVTLWNYWIGLKVGAAGVRTQPAQRWLLLGVAVDLGILGYFKYANFGVDSLNAIMTSMGLEPFILTHVLLPIGISFYIFESISYIIDVYRGDTPATRNLIDFAAFVAIFPHLIAGPVLRFRDLADQFNNRTHTLDKFSEGCTRFMQGFIKKVFIADTLAVVADHCFALQNPTTGDAWLGALAYTAQLYFDFSGYSDMAIGLGLMMGFRFMENFKQPYISQSITEFWRRWHISLSTWLRDYLYITLGGNRKGTLITYRNLFLTMLLGGLWHGANFTYIVWGAWHGMWLAIEKALGINTTPRSLNPLRWALTFLLVVMGWVIFRAENLHVAGRMYGAMFSFGDWSLSELNRASLTGLQVATLVLAYATLAFFGLRDLYRNPAPVKAKPDTPADGPATAQPGLIKAVPGDTPGSLHQPGYIVGREAQVQPAYWTADWSRYAMRALVLLLFVASILKLSAQSFSPFLYFQF
- a CDS encoding alginate export family protein; protein product: MTLKLALTTAVPGRFSLSKLGMALGFAMLGSTPALAALSDTQNFGLEVKITGQSEDDRDLGTQRGGDVNGVGLDLRPWVYGESGNWSAYAMGQAVTSSDVIETDTLQTSGDDASQQSGNDDRKTKKSYLAMREFWIGYSGFTAYPGEQLKFGRQRLRNDDGQWRDTNIEALNWTFDTTLLRANVGAAERFSEYRTDLKKLAPEDKDRLHLYADAAYQWTPGQWVGIRAHHTHDDGKLDYAQPGVASDPLDKKHNGDLTWLGLEANSDAYNFRNTNTVNYWASLTGMRGDRDTVNPLNADGSRPAQAKRGDHLDGWATDLGVRLRLDPNWQVGAAYARASAEYEQNGLQSNRSNYTGTRSRVHRFGEAFRGEMNNTQTATLFGSWQLREDYDASLVYHKFWRVDGNKPVGSNGINAVDNQYDDASGALLSSTSLPLQDGKKDLGQELDLVVTKYFKQGLLPAALSQSIDEPSALVRFRGGVFKPGDAYGKEVDSYMHRAFIDVIWRF
- the algG gene encoding mannuronan 5-epimerase AlgG, which encodes MRTAKGVPDMHANHHSPRGQGSLSLLAGALLLASSAAFANVETAKAPIIAKGLQQAKTYTVSSAPTEPLALAKPTLPDLSGYTAEAVAAKIVRSQPGKISVRRMMQEDALKDFIGGDNKMAEWVVRQHGIPQAIFIDDGYVNLKELARKLPKQYLSETAPGVYLARVPIVVGRHGILEIDQQTRELRLSQEGGAFLVNDGQLFVRDSKVTGWREQDNGPATFRSPKEFRPFLLAWGGTQTYIVNSQMASFGYANSKSYGVSISQYTPNMAKVLKRPEPTGWIIGSTFSDMWYGFYCYETRDFVLKGNTYKDNIVYGIDPHDRSHRLIIADNTVHGTKKKHGIIISREVNDSFIFNNRSYDNHLSGLVIDRNSVNNLIAYNEIYRNHSDGITLYESADNLIYANKVISNRRHGIRIRNSVNIRLYENIAMANGLSGVYGHIKDLSDTDRDIKLDPFDAQVSLIVVGGELAANGSGPMSIDSPLSVELYRVSMLAPTKSSGISFSGVLGERQDEILDLLVRQQKAVLIDPVERQTEMRD
- a CDS encoding mannuronate-specific alginate lyase, which translates into the protein MPSTHLKHWLLPSLLGLAMVTGSAQAAAPLRPPQGYYAPVDKFKSSDHSEGCDAMPTPYTGALQFRSKYEGSDKARATLNVQSEQAFRDTTADITKIERGTSKRVMQFMRDGRPEQLDCTLAWLSAWAQADALMSKDFNHTGKSMRKWALGSMASAYLRLKFSDSHPLATHQEQAQKIEAWFSKLADQVISDWDNLPLDKTNNHSYWAAWSVMATAVATNRRDLFDWAVKEYKVGANQVDADGYLPNELKRQQRALAYHNYALPPLAMIASFAQVNGVDLRQENNSALKRLGERVLAGVKDPDTFEQKNGKAQDMTDLKVDSKFAWLEPYCSLYTCAPEVLARKHKMQPFKTFRLGGDLTKVYDPAHEKGS